TCCAATGTGAAACTCTCACCTTCCGTCACGTTTGGTTTGGGAAGGGCGTCAATTGTATATGCTTCATTTTCAACAACGCCCAGGACGAGATAATCATCGATAATATCATTGGGATCGACATTGCGCCGGTAATATTCTCCCGATGGCATTACATTTTTTATCCGATTGAAAACTTTACCATCCGAAGAATTAAGCTCGATTGAGGCGTTATCATATGCTGTCAATGTAAGCGATTGCGGCAAATAACCGGCTGGATTTGTTTGATTTTCCAAATAATATAGCGAATTGCCTTGCATAACAGAAACCGACGCTGCCATTAAATCAAGATCACCATCCAGATCGGCGTCAAAACAATCAATATATTGCGGTACATGGTTGGCGATTTCATATCTCATTTCATTTGAAAATGAACCATCTCCTTCCCCAAATAAAATTCCGATGTATTTCTGGGAACCGTTGACAAAGGCGATATCGAGCTGATTATCGTTATTGAAATCACCGACACAATTACCAAAAACCTGGCCTCTGATGTCATGAATCACATGCTGACTGAAGGTCCCGTCGCCGTTGCCAAGATATATGACTATCTCACTTCGCTCCCCGCCAACAGAAGGTGTGGAGATACACAGATCGTAAATATTATCGTCATTAAAATCGCTGCCATTGTTGGTTATTTCAACATCCAGAGTGGCGTACACTTGTGAATGAAATTCTTCCTCGGTAAATCCGCCGACACCGTCGCCCAGATATATTTTTATTCCACTTTTGGTTCCAATGGCCAGATCATCGACTCCATCCTCGTTAAAATCGGCACAGTTTACGGTAACGGCTGAATCGAAAGTGGGAATTATAGAGATGTATGAAAAATCGCCCTGTTCGTTTCCGGCATAAATCCGAACACCGTCATGCCAGGTTGAGGCGGCATCTATATAATTATCACCCGTAAATTCTCCGCAAATAATATTGCGGGTCACATGGCCGTCATTTGAAAAACCTGATAAAGAAAAAGAATTAGCGCCATCTCCTTCAGCGGTGAGAACCCGATAAGGCCCGTTTTCAAATCCCATCAATAGGACGTCCAAATTGCCGTCATCATTATAATATCCGGTTTGAGAACCAAATTTCGGTTCCATATCTTCGTGAGCAAATACTCTCTGCCAGCCTTCTGACAAATTCAAATCATATAGCGCCATCGTTGGAGTTAAATTACTACCTGTTCCGCTGATAAATAATTCAGGATTGTCATCATCATCGAAATTGCCGTGAGCCAGACCATTGGCATTACAAACACCCGTTATTTCATCAATATCCATATCAACCAAATAATATAAACTTTCGACAACCTGAATCACAACGCTGTTGACTTCACATAATTCTTCTGTGTCACAGATTCTGAATACGGCTGTCCAGACCCCAATGTCATTGGCTGTGACATCCCATTCAAAGAGTGCCGGGTTCGCCTCGCTGAGAGTTGGCGTGTTTTCCGGTAATCTTGTGTCATCGTCGTAACCTGCCAGCTCAATCAGTTCAAGTGTAATCTGTAAATCTTCGGGTGAATACCCCTCAATTTCAAAACCGACGGTTTGACCGGCAATTGAGGAAATATAACTATCGGGAACCGTTAATTCAGGAGGTAATGTTCCCTCGATGATTTCAATCGTGGTTGAAGTAAATTGAGGTGTATAGCTGTTAATGTAATCCCATCGTTGTAATGCAAATGGAGCTCCCGGTGGAAAATAGGAGGAATCAATAGTAATATGGCCGGTACTGATGCCCGTGAAATAAAGAAGAAGAATCGGGTCATTTCCCGGAGGTAATGGATTTCCAAACCATGTGCCATTGACAACATGAAGACTATCGTATCCAATACAAGTTTCTTTTCGCGACCTTATCAACCGAAAATCCATAACAGATGGGTCATTTTGGCGATTGATATAAACGACCGAATCATATTTGGCACAGCCACCGTCATCCGAAAAAATAATAAGACCAGATGTATTTCCCCTGACTAATTCATCGTTTACGACTGTAAACGTGAGTGGAATTGATCTTCCGACAATCAGCGGTCCTCCCTCGATCTTAACGGTATCAGGAAGTCCCGGATCCTGAGCCAAACAATTGGCCCCGGCCACGACAGTTAGAATACATATGACGATATTAATAAATCGTATCCATGATTTCATAACGCCCTCCCGGACAAGTCTCTATTATGGCCGAATGATTAATACTCTGCTATGCCCACAGCCTGTGATTAGTACTCCTGAAATCTGCCTATGTCCCTTATTACTTTCATGATTCAAATACAAATTTAACTGTCAGGTGCCCCAATTCTATCGCACCATAAACGATAGAATTTCATTTGGTGAAGGCAGGCGAGATGGTTACCTATCCAAAGATAGGCATTTGTAAAAATCATGCAACATATTTTTTGAGTCATTATTACTAACAGAAAAATTCTGTTAAAATTAAAAAAGCCCTCTCCAACGCGAGGGCTTTTTTAAGAATATATCGTCTATTCAATTTCCAACGTCATTGGATTACGTAAAGGCAGGATGGTAATTTCGCCAAAATCGGCAAAGCTATCATCGTGCTTGTCTGAACCCTTTTGAACCGCTTCAGGGTCGCCGACTACCAGAAATACTAATTTATTAGGATGCAAATATTTTTGGGCGGCGGCCAGAACATCATCCGGTGTAACCGCTTCCATGTTTTTCTTATAATTCTTCCAGAAATCCCCCGGACGGTTAGTATATTCATCATCGGCAAAAGTGTTGACAATCGTATTTTTATTGGTGAATGGATTGACCATGCGACCTATAAAGCTGGCCTTTGCATTTTCAACAATTTCCGCATCGCATTTTTCGGTGCGAATGCGATTAATTTCCTTGACGATGATACCGGATCCAAATGCGGCCGTAGAATGCTTGGTCTGAAACCATGACCGGAATGTTCCCGGATACAAAATCGGCCGGCCAAAAGCGCTACCGGCATTATATGCCAATCCCTCGTCGGAACGAATTCGCCTGACAATACGAGACGTAAATCCGCCCCCGCCAAGAATATTATTCATCACCCGCAAGGCATATTGATCGGGTATATCGCGTTTAACCCCGAGATGGCCAACCCTGATGCGAGACTGGTTGACGTCATCTTTCTTCACTATATAAACGCCCGGTTTGGCTTCCGAAATCTGTTCCGGAATTTCCGGAAGAACTAAATCCTTATCCGGCCAAATGGTAAAAAGATTATTAAGTTTGGCGAGAATTTCATCGGTTTTGAAATCACCGGACACGGCGATAATAAAATTACCGGGGAAAAAGTATTTTTGATGAAAAGCTGCTAAATCCTCGCGGGTAATGGTATTTACCGATTGCTCAGTACGTCGATAAGGTGTCGTGTGGGGATGATCGCCATATAATAAAAATTGCCATTCTCGTGATTCAATCGCCGAAGTCGAAGCGTTGCGCTGCTCCAAATCGGAAAGGATATCGGTGCGATAGAGATCCAGCGCCTCCTGGTCAAAGACCGGGTAACGGAGAATTTTCTTTAGCAATTCCAGACTTTCATCTATATCTTTGGACAGGCAAAAGAGATTGGCCGAACCGCGCGTGTTGCCAATATTAACCGACAGATCACCGGCCAAGAAGGCGAGACGCTCATCAATTTCTTTCGCCGTCATTCCTTCAACCCCGCCGTTGCGCATTAAATAGCCGGCCATGTCGGCCAGTCCGGCCTTTTCCAACGGATCATAAATCGAACCGGTACGAACAAAAATCGTTAGATCAAAGGTCGGTACTTCGTTATTTTCGGCGATGTACGCGGAGGCGCCGCAATCCAATTTATGATGATATTTTCCCGCGTCAGGAGGCTGATAGTTTAGGTCATCGTATTTAAGTTTGTCGGGATGGTCAACGATATCATCAGCCCTTACGATTGAACCAAAAATTATGACGGCCGTCAACGCCAAAATCACCACAAGCGTGACCGACCGATATAAAAACAAGTTTGATAATCTTCTCATTTTCGTATCTCCTATGGCGTGCGCCTTATTTCTTTTCGGCCGCCTTTAATTCTTTAAGATGATCATTGGCGATTTTCAATATTTCTTCCATCTGGGCTTTCTCATCGGGATTTTCGGTTTGATCGATCCTCGCAGAGAACATACCAATCATTTGACCGAGTCGGTCGGTGTCTGTCATTGATTTTATCATCTGGACCATTTGGACAAATTGCGTATCGCGCGCCCCTTCAGATCCTTCGGTAGCTTTGGCGTTGATTATCAAGATATTTTTCTGATCATCGGCGAAATATATATTGGCCACTCGCTGAATATCTTCGGCCGTAACCAAATCGCACATTTCGGGATTATTATTAACTTCTGTCCAGTCGCCCATAGCCGCATTCATGCCCAGAGTGAATAGAATACCGATACCGGACATGATATCCATGAATTTGATTTTATCTACCCGCATCTGGTTCTTGACTTTTTGCAATTCCTCTTCAGATACGGGATTTTCCTTCAGGTTCGCAATTACTTCATACATCGCCTGTTCGAGTTGTTCGGCATTGATACCGGATAATCCTTCGGCCGATACATAAAACGCCCCGGCGTATTTTCGTGAATCCTGAGTAGCATTAACAGCTAAGCCACTTCCACCAAACATACCGCCTCCGCCTCCGGAACTTTTGGCAATGCCTTTTTCTTCGACCAATTTTTTGTATAGATGCCCGGTTTTGCCGTTTAAGATACCGGCCAGGACCTCAAGAGCATAGCTATCCGGATTCTTCCAGGCAGCGGTATGGTACCAGATTTGAGCTTGCGGATTGGTTTCGGCCTGAGCTATTAGCCGTTTTTCACCGTACTGTTTTTCCTCGAGAGTTATCACGTCGGGAGGTTCGGTCGTCCCGCGGGGAATGCGATCAAAATATTTCCGAACCATTTTAATCATATCGTCAGGATTTAAGTCACCTACCAGAATCATTGTCAAATTATTGGGCGCATAATAAGTGTCATAATAATCCATTGCCTGAGCCCTGGTTATACTTCCCAAATCAGACGGCCAGCCAATAACACCCCAATGATACGATGATGATTTCCAGAACATGGCCTGGAATTCCTCTTCTATCAGTCCCGTGGGAGTAGATTCAATCCCCAACCTTCTCTCCTCACGTACGACATTCCGCTCCGAATAGAATTCCCGGAAAACCGGTTTTTTGAAACGGTCAGATTCCATCCACATATACAGTTCAATTTTGTTTTTGGGGAGTCGAACAAAATACCCGGTGACATCCTCAGAAGTGAAGGCGTTTAGAAAAAATCCACCGTGCTTTGAATATTGTTCATTTAGCTGGTCTTTAATAATAAGTTCTCGCTGTTCGAGAATAAGGCTATCAAACACTTTCTCAATTTCACGGTAGCGCGGGGTTTTGGCGTCTGGGTCCAGCATATCCGTAATTTTTCCCCGTCGCAAATTCTCTCGCATGATGCATTCTTCAGCCTGTAACAATACTCGCAGTGAATCGAGCCGCGCCATAATTTCCCGATCGCGCTTGATGTCTTTGGTTCCGATGATTTCCGTTCCCTTGAACATCATATGCTCAAATAGATGCGAAATTCCCGTTATGCCCGGTACTTCATTGGCCGACCCGACCCGGGCAAATATCGAGGCCATGATAGTCGGAGCCTCGTGTCGCTCGACCATCAAAACCTGCATTCCGTTATCGAGCCGGTATTCTTTGGCGTCAATGTTTTGCGCGGCCGCCGGCACGACGGCGGCAAAAAGCAATAACGCGCCGATAAGAATAAATTCAACATGGCGTCTGATCATGAACCACTCCTTCCTGGATTTATCATTTCCTGGATCAATCTATGCTTCTCCTGCCCCTTCAAGATTTGGAAATTGAAATATAAGTCTAACTCGTCATAAAAATCAAGAGGGCGAGACGATTTTTGAGGATTATCAATTATTTGCTTTAACAGTTGACCTCTTTGGAATAACCATCTATTATCATAATGATATTATGCGATGGTGGAAGATTATAAAAATGATGTTCCTGGTTTTCGGCGGTCTGTTTATTTTAGGTCTGATTGTATTTATCATTTCAACCGATAATCTATCACAATTTGGCGCAAACCCAGCCGGCGTCCGGTTGGAACGAATTAAAAACTCACCCAATTTTGATGGTAAAGGCTTTATCAATCCCAATAAATATGTTGAAGAATTCACGGCCCTTGAAACGATTAAAATGACTTATCGATTCTTTTCTTATTCAGAGGAAAGGGAGCCGTCGGTGGAACTACCCGTTAAACATATCGACTCCGCTACAATTGCCAATAATCCCCAAAATGAATTACGGGTTTCCTGGATGGGCCATTCCACGGCATTAATTGAGATAGATGGTAAACGAATTCTCACCGACCCCATCTGGAGCGAAAGAAACTCACCATCAACCCTTTGGGGACCCAAAAGGTTTCATCCTGTACCGATACAACTTAACGAATTGCCGCCTCTTGATGCGGTAATTATATCACATGACCATTATGATCATCTCGATAAGCCAACCGTTGAATCTCTCTCTCAAACCGGGGTTCATTTTTATGTTCCTCTTGGTGTAGGCGCACATCTGGAAAAGTGGAATGTTCCCTTATCTCAAATTCATGAATTGGATTGGTGGGATGAGATTGATTTACCCGAGTGTTCCGTAAAGATATTGGCCGTACCGGGTATGCATTTTTCCGGACGCCGTCTGCCCGGAAAAAATCCAACCCTCTGGGTATCCTGGATAATTATGGGTACAAAACAAAAAGTCTTCTTCAGCGGCGATACGGGAGAATACTCTGAACACGCTGAAATCGGCCGGAAATACGGTCCCTTTGATTTTACTCTGATTTCAATTGGAGCTTACGGAAAATTATGGCCCGCTATCCATCACACTCCGGAGCAAGCTGTAGCGACTCATTTGGCCTTAAACGGAAAAATATTCCTTCCGATTCACTGGGGAACGTTTAATCTCGCCTTTCATGAATGGTTCGAACCGCCGGAAAGATTGTTGAATGCCGCCGAAGCGGCCAATATTAAGTTCGCTATTCCTAAACCGGGTCAAACAATCACCGATTCAGATATTCCCCCGCATGAAACTTGGTGGCGCGACTACAAATAAATCAGCAGCCCTCACATGGCGCCGGGCCGCCTTTGAAGACATGATTTATAAGATATACGGCGTCTCCGACGTTTGTCGCGTCATCGCAATTGGCATCACCGGCTTCAATTGGATCGGGGGCCGGCCCACCTTTGAATACGTGGTTGATTATGAATACAGCGTCACCGACATTGACGTCGCCGTCGCCGTTAGCATCACCGCATTTATAATCGCATAAATCCCCAATCCCATCACCGTCAGTATCCTCCTGATTGGGATTAGGCGTTGCTGCGCAATTATCACACCCGGCAAGAATCCCATCGGTATCGGCATCACCGAAAGAATAGACATAAACCTTACCGGCGTCACTACCGCTCTCATTATCAAATCCTTCAGAGCCAACAATTAAATCTCTGACTCCATCGCCATTAATATCTGATGAGCCTGAAATGAAGCTTCCAAACCACGAAAAGTGCACTTCCGAGGATAACAGATACAACAAACTACCATCTATGCCTGAATGG
This portion of the Candidatus Zixiibacteriota bacterium genome encodes:
- a CDS encoding FG-GAP-like repeat-containing protein translates to MKSWIRFINIVICILTVVAGANCLAQDPGLPDTVKIEGGPLIVGRSIPLTFTVVNDELVRGNTSGLIIFSDDGGCAKYDSVVYINRQNDPSVMDFRLIRSRKETCIGYDSLHVVNGTWFGNPLPPGNDPILLLYFTGISTGHITIDSSYFPPGAPFALQRWDYINSYTPQFTSTTIEIIEGTLPPELTVPDSYISSIAGQTVGFEIEGYSPEDLQITLELIELAGYDDDTRLPENTPTLSEANPALFEWDVTANDIGVWTAVFRICDTEELCEVNSVVIQVVESLYYLVDMDIDEITGVCNANGLAHGNFDDDDNPELFISGTGSNLTPTMALYDLNLSEGWQRVFAHEDMEPKFGSQTGYYNDDGNLDVLLMGFENGPYRVLTAEGDGANSFSLSGFSNDGHVTRNIICGEFTGDNYIDAASTWHDGVRIYAGNEQGDFSYISIIPTFDSAVTVNCADFNEDGVDDLAIGTKSGIKIYLGDGVGGFTEEEFHSQVYATLDVEITNNGSDFNDDNIYDLCISTPSVGGERSEIVIYLGNGDGTFSQHVIHDIRGQVFGNCVGDFNNDNQLDIAFVNGSQKYIGILFGEGDGSFSNEMRYEIANHVPQYIDCFDADLDGDLDLMAASVSVMQGNSLYYLENQTNPAGYLPQSLTLTAYDNASIELNSSDGKVFNRIKNVMPSGEYYRRNVDPNDIIDDYLVLGVVENEAYTIDALPKPNVTEGESFTLEFTINGRLYRLAKDMPMRPEGYQFTFYAGDHFPAVPRPGKITHINPPTFMWLGDGQFDFQLAGDYDFNNILYDLTIDGNEFTTDEPLDVTDTTTYYWRIKPVGEPDYDCLYVINIYPNPGNHCGDANNDGIVNIGDAVFLISHIFKGGPPPNPIGKGDANCDGNTNVGDAVYIINVVFKGGPGTCDDCDIAW
- a CDS encoding pitrilysin family protein — its product is MRRLSNLFLYRSVTLVVILALTAVIIFGSIVRADDIVDHPDKLKYDDLNYQPPDAGKYHHKLDCGASAYIAENNEVPTFDLTIFVRTGSIYDPLEKAGLADMAGYLMRNGGVEGMTAKEIDERLAFLAGDLSVNIGNTRGSANLFCLSKDIDESLELLKKILRYPVFDQEALDLYRTDILSDLEQRNASTSAIESREWQFLLYGDHPHTTPYRRTEQSVNTITREDLAAFHQKYFFPGNFIIAVSGDFKTDEILAKLNNLFTIWPDKDLVLPEIPEQISEAKPGVYIVKKDDVNQSRIRVGHLGVKRDIPDQYALRVMNNILGGGGFTSRIVRRIRSDEGLAYNAGSAFGRPILYPGTFRSWFQTKHSTAAFGSGIIVKEINRIRTEKCDAEIVENAKASFIGRMVNPFTNKNTIVNTFADDEYTNRPGDFWKNYKKNMEAVTPDDVLAAAQKYLHPNKLVFLVVGDPEAVQKGSDKHDDSFADFGEITILPLRNPMTLEIE
- a CDS encoding pitrilysin family protein; protein product: MIRRHVEFILIGALLLFAAVVPAAAQNIDAKEYRLDNGMQVLMVERHEAPTIMASIFARVGSANEVPGITGISHLFEHMMFKGTEIIGTKDIKRDREIMARLDSLRVLLQAEECIMRENLRRGKITDMLDPDAKTPRYREIEKVFDSLILEQRELIIKDQLNEQYSKHGGFFLNAFTSEDVTGYFVRLPKNKIELYMWMESDRFKKPVFREFYSERNVVREERRLGIESTPTGLIEEEFQAMFWKSSSYHWGVIGWPSDLGSITRAQAMDYYDTYYAPNNLTMILVGDLNPDDMIKMVRKYFDRIPRGTTEPPDVITLEEKQYGEKRLIAQAETNPQAQIWYHTAAWKNPDSYALEVLAGILNGKTGHLYKKLVEEKGIAKSSGGGGGMFGGSGLAVNATQDSRKYAGAFYVSAEGLSGINAEQLEQAMYEVIANLKENPVSEEELQKVKNQMRVDKIKFMDIMSGIGILFTLGMNAAMGDWTEVNNNPEMCDLVTAEDIQRVANIYFADDQKNILIINAKATEGSEGARDTQFVQMVQMIKSMTDTDRLGQMIGMFSARIDQTENPDEKAQMEEILKIANDHLKELKAAEKK
- a CDS encoding MBL fold metallo-hydrolase, which produces MMFLVFGGLFILGLIVFIISTDNLSQFGANPAGVRLERIKNSPNFDGKGFINPNKYVEEFTALETIKMTYRFFSYSEEREPSVELPVKHIDSATIANNPQNELRVSWMGHSTALIEIDGKRILTDPIWSERNSPSTLWGPKRFHPVPIQLNELPPLDAVIISHDHYDHLDKPTVESLSQTGVHFYVPLGVGAHLEKWNVPLSQIHELDWWDEIDLPECSVKILAVPGMHFSGRRLPGKNPTLWVSWIIMGTKQKVFFSGDTGEYSEHAEIGRKYGPFDFTLISIGAYGKLWPAIHHTPEQAVATHLALNGKIFLPIHWGTFNLAFHEWFEPPERLLNAAEAANIKFAIPKPGQTITDSDIPPHETWWRDYK